A DNA window from Brassica napus cultivar Da-Ae chromosome A4, Da-Ae, whole genome shotgun sequence contains the following coding sequences:
- the LOC106431104 gene encoding protein ORGAN SIZE RELATED 1 encodes MRVHDQRLRFDVTPKPMGLTGSSFITARSIAVLLFVSLSLLILPPFLPPLPPPPATFLLLPLILMILLIFLAFSPSNEPSLAVESLYP; translated from the coding sequence ATGAGGGTACATGATCAACGGCTGAGATTTGATGTCACACCCAAGCCAATGGGTTTAACCGGAAGTTCATTTATCACGGCCAGATCCATCGCAGTTCTTCTATTTGTCTCTCTGTCTCTTCTGATTCTACCACCGTTCCTTCCGCCGCTTCCACCGCCTCCGGCGACGTTCCTCCTTCTCCCTCTCATCCTCATGATTCTCCTCATCTTTTTGGCCTTTTCTCCATCTAATGAGCCTAGCCTCGCCGTAGAATCTCTCTACCCCTGA
- the LOC106449640 gene encoding uncharacterized protein LOC106449640 isoform X1, with amino-acid sequence MDAEKPVLTDVPVMETSLEADTNPEADVVVTPTIAGEVVTDGEKSKAGKKLAKAPRAKLLSQYSQNPHHIMRGHVFTVGRRGCDLSIKHQYMPITLCKIKQSDQEFSRL; translated from the exons ATGGATGCAGAGAAGCCTGTTTTAACCGATGTGCCTGTGATGGAGACCTCTCTTGAAGCCGACACAAACCCTGAAGCCGATGTGGTGGTGACACCTACAATAGCAG GTGAAGTGGTGACGGATGGTGAGAAGTCAAAGGCAGGGAAGAAGCTAGCTAAGGCTCCACGGGCGAAGCTACTTTCTCAGTATTCTCAG AACCCACACCATATCATGAGGGGCCATGTATTCACTGTTGGGCGCCGAGGATGTGATTTATCTATCAAACACCAATATATGCCCATCACCCTGTGCAAAATCAAGCAGTCTGAT CAGGAGTTCAGTCGGTTATAA
- the LOC106449640 gene encoding uncharacterized protein LOC106449640 isoform X2: MDAEKPVLTDVPVMETSLEADTNPEADVVVTPTIAGEVVTDGEKSKAGKKLAKAPRAKLLSQYSQNPHHIMRGHVFTVGRRGCDLSIKHQYMPITLCKIKQSDEFSRL, encoded by the exons ATGGATGCAGAGAAGCCTGTTTTAACCGATGTGCCTGTGATGGAGACCTCTCTTGAAGCCGACACAAACCCTGAAGCCGATGTGGTGGTGACACCTACAATAGCAG GTGAAGTGGTGACGGATGGTGAGAAGTCAAAGGCAGGGAAGAAGCTAGCTAAGGCTCCACGGGCGAAGCTACTTTCTCAGTATTCTCAG AACCCACACCATATCATGAGGGGCCATGTATTCACTGTTGGGCGCCGAGGATGTGATTTATCTATCAAACACCAATATATGCCCATCACCCTGTGCAAAATCAAGCAGTCTGAT GAGTTCAGTCGGTTATAA
- the LOC106431105 gene encoding transcription factor bHLH100-like, whose protein sequence is MCALVPPLFPNFGWPCGDQGFYVNDDVANTFLDFPLPDLEVAHQNVSSERHRTLGLENPVVMKKLNHNASERGRRKKINAMFSALRSCLPSTNQSKKLSVSATVSQALEYIPELQEQFNMLIKKKDELSFRISGQKDLLNTNQNAKPEKGVTGYASTVSATNLGETGLMVQISSLQTVKCSFGNVLSGLEEDGLVLVDASSSRSQGERLFYTLHLQMDNCNLNFEELRSRLLYLYEKC, encoded by the exons ATGTGTGCACTTGTCCCTCCATTGTTTCCCAATTTCGGCTGGCCTTGCGGAGACCAAGGCTTCTATGTAAACGACGACGTAGCCAACACGTTTCTTGATTTTCCATTGCCGGACTTGGAGGTGGCTCATCAGAATGTGTCGTCGGAGAGACATAGAACTTTAGGGTTAGAGAATCCCGTCGTGATGAAGAAGCTTAATCACAACGCGAGCGAACGTGGTCGTCGCAAGAAGATCAACGCAATGTTCTCAGCGCTCCGTTCTTGTCTCCCATCTACCAATCAATCG AAGAAGTTAAGTGTTTCAGCAACAGTTTCACAGGCCCTAGAGTACATACCAGAGCTGCAAGAGCAATTCAACATGCTCATAAAGAAGAAAGACGAGCTCTCGTTTCGAATCTCGGGTCAAAAAGATCTCCTTAACACTAACCAAAATGCTAAGCCAGAGAAAGGGGTCACTGGTTATGCATCAACGGTTTCTGCAACTAATCTAGGTGAGACAGGTTTAATGGTCCAGATTTCATCTTTACAGACTGTAAAGTGTTCGTTCGGGAACGTATTGAGTGGACTAGAAGAAGATGGGTTGGTTCTTGTGGATGCTTCATCTTCAAGGTCTCAAGGAGAGAGACTCTTTTACACTTTGCATCTTCAGATGGATAATTGCAATCTGAATTTTGAAGAGTTACGTAGTAGGTTGTTGTACTTGTACGAGAAATGTTGA
- the LOC106431071 gene encoding haloacid dehalogenase-like hydrolase domain-containing protein 3, with the protein MASSRSRRLATLLSSISHGSERTARTGGALLSRRRMISSASSSAAAAVVADDELGGVLKEYVDYRRSLYGEFTHKALLVDAVGTLLVPAQPTAQIYKNIGEKYGVVYSEAEILTRYRRAYQKPWGQSHLRYVNDARPFWQYIVSASTGCSNSQYFEELYDYFTTEQAWKLCDPEAEKVFKAIKEAGVKVAIVSNFDTRLRPLLRALRCEDWFDAVAVSAEVEAEKPNPTIFLKACELLGVNPEDAVHVGDDRRNDLWGARDAGCDAWLWGSEVTSFKQVAQRIGVKV; encoded by the exons ATGGCGTCGTCACGAAGCAGGAGGTTAGCAACACTTCTCTCCTCGATCTCCCACGGATCGGAACGTACCGCGAGAACCGGGGGAGCATTGCTCAGCCGCCGCCGGATGATCTCCTCTGCGTCGTCGTCCGCTGCTGCTGCCGTCGTGGCGGATGATGAATTGGGAGGTGTGTTGAAGGAGTACGTGGATTACAGGAGATCTCTGTACGGCGAGTTCACTCACAAGGCGTTGCTTGTGGACGCCGTTGGTACTCTCCTTGTCCCCGCCCAACCTACGGCTCAG atatataagaatattGGAGAGAAGTATGGAGTTGTGTACTCGGAGGCTGAGATACTTACTAGATACAGACGAGCTTATCAGAAACCATGGGGTCAATCTCATCTCAG GTATGTAAACGACGCGAGACCTTTCTGGCAATATATAGTGAGTGCATCAACAGGCTGTTCGAATTCTCAGTACTTTGAAGAGCTTTACGACTATTTTACTACAGAACAG GCGTGGAAGCTATGTGATCCTGAGGCAGAGAAAGTGTTCAAGGCTATCAAAGAAGCGGGTGTAAAAGTTGCCATTGTGTCCAACTTCGACACTCGGTTAAGACCTCTCCTACGAGCACTGAGATGCGAAGACTGGTTCGATGCTGTGGCTGTTTCAGCAGAA GTTGAAGCGGAGAAGCCGAACCCAACCATCTTCTTGAAAGCTTGTGAGTTGTTAGGAGTGAATCCTGAGGATGCGGTTCATGTAGGAGATGACCGTAGGAATGATCTATGGGGAGCTAGAGATGCAGGCTGTGACGCTTGGCTTTGGGGAAGTGAAGTCACTTCTTTTAAACAG GTGGCTCAACGGATAGGAGTCAAGGTGTGA
- the LOC106431108 gene encoding late embryogenesis abundant protein M17 encodes MGSLKSLALLALLFSLSLAVFADTSNDAATHAKEEVKPSEATDAIEPQQRGCRYGCCGAYAYGQCAACCSRPQAAEAETEANDVVVEPEQRGRGGCRYGCCGSYAFGRCSACCSKAQAEEAMNTEAVEENAVEPQQRGGGCRYGCCGSWRYGRCSYCCRGPQAEAEVVEPQQIRRCRYGCCGRYPYPRCSVCCTKKMATEEEKKTEEAKP; translated from the exons ATGGGCAGCCTCAAGTCTCTCGCTCTCTTGGCTTTGCTCTTTTCCCTCTCTCTCGCTGTTTTTGCCGACACATCCAATGACGCCGCTACACATG CTAAGGAAGAAGTGAAACCAAGTGAAGCGACCGATGCCATAGAGCCACAACAACGTGGTTGTAGATACGGATGCTGCGGAGCCTATGCTTATGGACAGTGCGCCGCTTGCTGCAGCCGACCTCAGGCCGCGGAGGCCGAAACCGAGGCCAATGACGTTGTTGTAGAGCCTGAGCAGCGGGGGCGTGGTGGTTGTAGGTACGGATGTTGCGGATCCTACGCTTTTGGACGGTGCAGCGCTTGCTGCAGCAAAGCCCAAGCTGAGGAGGCTATGAATACCGAGGCTGTTGAGGAGAACGCTGTTGAGCCTCAGCAAAGGGGTGGTGGTTGTAGGTACGGATGTTGCGGATCATGGCGTTATGGACGGTGCAGCTACTGTTGCCGAGGTCCTCAAGCCGAGGCTGAAGTTGTTGAGCCCCAGCAAATCCGTAGATGTAGGTACGGTTGCTGCGGAAGGTACCCTTATCCGCGATGCAGTGTTTGCTGTACCAAGAAGATGGCtacagaggaagagaagaaaacagaagAAGCTAAGCCATGA
- the LOC106431103 gene encoding two-component response regulator ARR8-like: MGMATESQFHVLAVDDSLVDRKMIERLLQKSSCQVTTVDSGSKALEFLGLRESNESNDPNAPSSSPVTHQEIEINLIITDYCMPGMTGYDLLKRVKESAAFRSIPVVIMSSENVPARISRCLEEGAEEFFLKPVKLADLTKLKPHMMKTKLKKESENSAKEDNAVLKHEIRKEEEPSVIEVLPLHQEVEQEPMLSNNKRKAMEEVISTDRSRPKYNDITTLV; this comes from the exons ATGGGTATGGCAACAGAGTCACAGTTCCATGTTTTGGCTGTTGATGATAGTCTAGTTGATCGGAAAATGATAGAGAGATTGCTGCAAAAGTCTTCATGTCAAG TAACTACAGTTGATTCAGGGTCTAAGGCTCTTGAGTTTCTGGGTTTGAGAGAAAGCAATGAGAGCAACGACCCAAATGCACCCTCTTCATCACCTGTAACACATcag GAAATTGAAATAAATCTTATAATTACAGATTACTGCATGCCTGGCATGACTGGTTATGATTTGCTCAAGAGAGTTAAG GAATCAGCAGCATTTAGAAGCATTCCCGTAGTGATAATGTCATCTGAGAACGTTCCTGCTAGAATCTCCAG ATGTCTGGAAGAAGGAGCTGAGGAGTTCTTCTTGAAGCCAGTAAAGTTGGCTGATCTTACCAAGTTGAAACCTCATATGATGAAAACCAAACTGAAGAAAGAAAGCGAGAACTCAGCAAAAGAAGATAATGCAGTTTTGAAACATGAgataagaaaagaagaagaaccatcCGTGATTGAAGTCTTGCCTCTACATCAAGAAGTTGAACAAGAACCAATGTTGAGTAATAATAAGAGGAAAGCAATGGAAGAAGTGATATCTACTGATCGATCACGTCCTAAATACAATGATATCACAACCTTGGTTTGA
- the LOC111200605 gene encoding uncharacterized protein LOC111200605, translated as MTQLPMPSNQQNQPHQDPSSAYNGNSLGDPAVEPADTENWMLLFDPKFADLGDLPPLPPEDTNPWPSSSDDLLYIDPMPEDFSAFELGGDILEGMHPSELEQHLTGGQYQPHWQQQTMQSGGRSNNNGLVNGESNGEHQWVDHQQAGGVQRHYPDESEALNNPDTGYIGHNGFSDTYINSEAQLVTQPSEQPQNQNGHYQPQPNVPVETLVNGESSDHQFCNNFDKNHSKRMLCTSVVDKQQEAGRVKRHQPESEALNNPNNGDGTQTNQQISPEARATSRSLKEWEQHEREQ; from the exons TGACGCAGCTGCCTATGCCTAGTAATCAGCAAAATCAACCCCATCAGGATCCAAGCTCTGCATATAATG GTAACTCTCTTGGAGATCCAGCCGTTGAACCAGCAGATACTGAAAATTGGATGCTACTTTTTGATCCTAAAT tTGCCGACCTTGGAGATCTACCACCATTGCCACCAGAAGATACTAATCCATGGCCTTCTTCATCTGATGATCTTCTCT ATATTGATCCTATGCCAGAAGACTTTTCTGCGTTTGAGCTTGGAGGCGATATATTAGAAGGAATGCATCCCAGTGAACTGGAACAACACCTAACCGGAGGACAATACCAACCCCATTGGCAGCAGCAAACAATGCAAAGTGGAGGAAGAAGCAACAACAACGGGCTGGTGAATGGAGAAAGCAATGGCGAACACCAATGGGTTGATCACCAACAAGCAGGAGGTGTACAACGTCACTACCCTGATGAATCTGAAGCTTTGAACAATCCAGATACTG GCTATATTGGACATAACGGGTTTAGTGACACATATATCAACTCAGAAGCACAACTAGTAACGCAGCCCAGTGAACAGCCACAAAACCAAAACGGACATTATCAGCCGCAACCAAACGTCCCAGTAGAAACGCTGGTGAATGGTGAAAGCAGTGACCACCAGTTCTGTAATAACTTTGACAAGAACCATTCAAAGCGAATGTTGTGTACAAGCGTTGTTGATAAACAACAAGAAGCAGGAAGAGTCAAACGTCATCAACCTGAATCTGAAGCCTTGAACAATCCTAATAATG GTGATGGGACACAAACAAACCAGCAAATATCTCCAGAGGCAAGAGCAACGTCAAGGTCCCTGAAAGAGTGGGAGCAACATGAGAGGGAACAGtag
- the LOC106431100 gene encoding uncharacterized protein LOC106431100, whose product MAMPLEVAVQLTKTVWFALSGWIFTCLYIADEIASSLRNRDIGHFHVG is encoded by the coding sequence ATGGCTATGCCTTTGGAAGTGGCGGTGCAGCTGACGAAAACGGTGTGGTTTGCTCTAAGCGGCTGGATTTTCACATGTTTGTATATCGCTGATGAAATCGCCAGTTCTCTCAGAAACAGAGATATAGGCCATTTCCATGTCGGATGA